The Synergistaceae bacterium sequence TCTACCATCTGAGCTATCCCGCCTTCACTCTCTACCATCGATTTTAATGGCGGGGCCGACGAGACTTGAACTCGCGACCTTCGGCGTGACAGGCCGACACTCTAAACCGACTGAGCTACGACCCCGCATGGTCAAAATCTCTGGTGGGCGAAGCAGGGTTCGAACCTACGACCCCCTGCGTGTAAAGCAGGTGTTCTACCGCTGAACTATCCGCCCTGCGAAACAACAAGGGGAATTTTACCCTTTTACGCTTTTCCTGTCAAGCATACAGCCTTCAACTTCATTCCACGTTCTTTCAGCAGCTCCGCCGAGAGTCGCAAAATATTCGTGGCAGTCCTTCAGTGCCTTCTTCTTCGCGGAAGGTTCAAGCAGTGCCAGCCATGTGCGCGCGAGTTCAGAGTCGCTGTTCACGCAGAAAGCCGCACCCATCGTGTCCATCCGTGCAGTGTCGGGGAAATCCGTCATGCTCGGCCCGTGAACCGCAGGAAGTCCGAACAGCGCGGGCTCAAAGGGGTTCTGTCCTCCCTTGTTGACGAGGCTTCCGCCGACAAACACAGCATCGCACGCCGCGTACAGCTCGAACAGAACGCCTATCCTGTCCGCCACGACAATATCTGCCTTGAGGTTTTCGCGGTCAACGCTCGAGAGCAGTTCCGCGTGTACGTCTGAATACGGCAGGGCTGAAGCTATGGTCATCAGCGCGCGTTCAGGGTGTCGCGGGACAATTACCAGCCGTGCATCAGGGAAAGTCCTGCGCAGAATCCTGAAGGCGGAGATCACTATCTCGTCTTCGCCCTCGTGAGTGCTTCCGGCAGCAATAAGCGGTGCTTTGCCGTTCTTGAGCCAGCTCCACTTCTCCGGGCTTGTGTTCTTCCGGCGGTCAAGGAGTGCGTCAACCTTACAGTCCCCCGTAACCGTAATCTTGTCTTCGGGAACGCCAAGCGCAAGGAATTTCTCTCTGTCGCTGCCGAACCTCACCATGAATTTATCTATGCACTCAAAGACTCCGTGCCAGAAGTATTTTGTGCGCCTCATCCGCGAAAAGCTCTTGTCGGACAGCCTTCCGTTCGCGAGGAATGCCGGGATGTTCCGTGCTTTA is a genomic window containing:
- a CDS encoding 3-deoxy-D-manno-octulosonic acid transferase, producing the protein MSLYRTFTGTFFALGGLSILRRKYGSSIAERTGTVSGIPEGAVWVHAVSVGEVQSASSLIRRIKSRSAYPCVISTVTPTGREMAHRLLDGLVDGIIYSPFDARRYVTRALDAVRPCAYIAMETELWPEMLCQLKARNIPAFLANGRLSDKSFSRMRRTKYFWHGVFECIDKFMVRFGSDREKFLALGVPEDKITVTGDCKVDALLDRRKNTSPEKWSWLKNGKAPLIAAGSTHEGEDEIVISAFRILRRTFPDARLVIVPRHPERALMTIASALPYSDVHAELLSSVDRENLKADIVVADRIGVLFELYAACDAVFVGGSLVNKGGQNPFEPALFGLPAVHGPSMTDFPDTARMDTMGAAFCVNSDSELARTWLALLEPSAKKKALKDCHEYFATLGGAAERTWNEVEGCMLDRKSVKG